A single genomic interval of Prunus dulcis chromosome 5, ALMONDv2, whole genome shotgun sequence harbors:
- the LOC117629064 gene encoding uncharacterized protein LOC117629064: MGYVGGSGPSPPTTQTASHSFWIHQDQLFLHAILASVSPQVISLIASAKTSKEAWDKLLHLIASKAGARVLGLKERLTLMRHENKLVSQYLQDVKVISDELAIIDIPLFDDDLPFYSLNGVGSEFKEIVAIVSSHDSSTLFENLHDMLVEHETALTRADIVVVAPVITANVTQSSQRTNTHRGFFSNNSN, from the coding sequence ATGGGCTATGTGGGTGGTTCTGGTCCATCCCCACCAACCACTCAAACCGCGTCCCATTCCTTCTGGATTCATCAAGACCAACTTTTCCTCCATGCTATTCTTGCATCAGTTTCACCACAAGTCATCTCTCTTATTGCCTCTGCTAAGACTTCCAAAGAGGCTTGGGACAAGTTGCTCCATCTAATTGCTAGCAAAGCAGGTGCTCGTGTTCTTGGTCTCAAGGAACGCCTTACTCTAATGCGTCATGAGAATAAGCTCGTCTCTCAGTACTTGCAAGATGTTAAGGTTATCTCCGACGAACTTGCCATCATAGACATCCCTCTTTTCGATGATGATCTTCCCTTTTATAGTCTTAATGGTGTTGGTTCTGAATTTAAGGAGATTGTTGCTATCGttagttcccatgactcctcTACTTTATTTGAAAATCTTCATGATATGTTGGTTGAACATGAAACTGCCCTCACACGTGCCGACATCGTTGTTGTGGCACCTGTCATCACTGCCAATGTCACTCAAAGCTCCCAACGAACCAACACCCATCGTGGTTTTTTCTCCAACAACTCCAATTAA